In Neisseriaceae bacterium CLB008, one genomic interval encodes:
- a CDS encoding XRE family transcriptional regulator yields MTTTNETHEASLKSLGDRIRETREQHLKLSRANLAQLLQVSLTTLQNYEYGTRDPSTTFMVNLAKLSDADLDWLMTGIKKSSQTTSDPLATHVKIPLDSSHQGQSALSNYALFTKNWLSSRLQADPADLILMTVKGNAMTGIVEDQDEVLVNLADNQAGDGLYALAINQNRMIKHTQSLPGNIMRISSNNPLFLPFDVNIDDLGKDITIIGRVIWLSRKL; encoded by the coding sequence GTGACAACCACAAACGAAACCCATGAGGCCTCATTAAAGTCACTAGGTGACCGCATACGTGAGACCAGAGAACAACACTTAAAACTATCCCGAGCCAACCTAGCACAGTTGCTTCAGGTGTCGCTGACCACATTGCAAAATTATGAATACGGTACCCGCGACCCAAGCACTACCTTTATGGTTAACTTGGCCAAACTAAGCGATGCGGACTTAGACTGGTTGATGACGGGCATAAAAAAATCGAGTCAAACCACTTCAGACCCTCTGGCCACTCATGTCAAAATCCCTCTAGACAGCAGTCATCAGGGACAATCAGCCCTATCAAATTACGCCCTCTTTACCAAGAACTGGTTATCGTCAAGGCTACAGGCTGACCCTGCCGATCTAATCTTAATGACGGTTAAAGGCAATGCCATGACCGGCATTGTTGAAGATCAAGATGAGGTTTTGGTTAATCTAGCCGACAATCAAGCTGGAGACGGCCTCTATGCGCTGGCCATTAATCAAAACAGAATGATTAAGCACACCCAATCCTTACCCGGCAACATCATGCGCATCAGCAGCAACAACCCCTTATTCTTGCCGTTTGATGTCAATATTGACGACTTAGGCAAAGACATCACCATCATTGGCAGAGTCATCTGGCTGTCGCGTAAGCTTTAA
- the recD gene encoding exodeoxyribonuclease V subunit alpha: MAGVTQTSFDVVRAEHSVYQATAAVLAPIAPQAFATVAPYLRQLVHGLDEGHTCLSLAPWQAQALGNAMPLVSTTPEVVAPLLLWRQRLSFMRQWQEEAELAQRLLALSQQPALEFHPAEAQLVLTALFGADNHDRQKQAAALSLLQAFLLISGGPGTGKTTTVAKIVATLLLVLKQKISIALAAPTGKAAAHMAAAFQKAFTSLQGRLDWVMQDELLSFVPLVEGLQGQTLHRLLKLNPLTQQARYHQDQPLPYDLIIVDEASMIDSGMMRQLLAATAPNSRLILLGDKDQLPSVGAGAVVQTLFRPTALSATTAAQLNAYLPKHGIPSVADPGLAQCVLALTHSHRFDAQSGIGALARAVNEAPDDVADILNDFPEQLRLLPQTAALYPDLYQAQAQYWQAIQANDVSQAFIHQQDVIVLSALKDDALRFNETYEGYLAKRGHRQAQEVFYPGKVIMISANDYPLNLFNGDIGIVLLDEAGTLKVYFPSAEGFRALPLSMLPEHESAFAFTVHKSQGSEYQAVWLLPPSYSIDEQDQAYALMNRALVYTAITRARTTFGFVGEPSALVAAARQVAERDSLLPLLL; the protein is encoded by the coding sequence GTGGCAGGTGTAACGCAAACTTCGTTCGACGTCGTGCGGGCTGAGCATTCTGTGTATCAAGCCACCGCAGCGGTTTTGGCGCCGATTGCCCCACAAGCGTTCGCCACGGTGGCGCCTTATTTACGCCAGCTGGTGCATGGCCTAGATGAAGGGCACACCTGCTTGTCTTTGGCGCCTTGGCAAGCCCAAGCGTTGGGTAACGCCATGCCTTTGGTTAGCACCACGCCCGAAGTGGTGGCGCCCTTGCTGCTGTGGCGCCAGCGCTTAAGCTTTATGCGCCAATGGCAGGAAGAGGCCGAATTAGCCCAGCGGCTATTGGCATTGAGCCAACAGCCTGCGCTGGAGTTTCATCCGGCAGAAGCGCAGCTGGTGTTGACGGCGCTGTTTGGCGCAGACAACCACGATCGCCAAAAGCAGGCGGCGGCTTTGTCTTTATTGCAGGCATTCTTATTGATCAGCGGTGGCCCCGGTACCGGTAAAACCACCACCGTGGCCAAAATTGTGGCGACGCTATTGTTGGTGTTGAAGCAAAAAATCAGCATTGCTTTGGCAGCCCCTACTGGCAAGGCCGCTGCCCATATGGCTGCGGCTTTTCAAAAGGCCTTTACTAGCCTACAAGGTCGGCTTGACTGGGTCATGCAGGATGAGCTGTTGTCTTTTGTGCCCTTGGTTGAAGGACTACAGGGCCAGACTTTGCATCGCCTCCTAAAATTGAATCCGCTGACGCAGCAGGCGCGCTACCATCAGGATCAGCCTTTGCCCTATGATTTAATCATCGTCGACGAAGCCTCTATGATCGACAGCGGCATGATGCGGCAGCTGTTGGCCGCCACCGCGCCGAACAGCCGCCTTATTTTGTTGGGCGACAAAGATCAGCTACCTTCCGTAGGCGCTGGTGCCGTGGTGCAGACGCTGTTTCGGCCAACGGCGTTGTCTGCGACAACGGCGGCACAGCTGAATGCTTATTTACCCAAGCACGGCATACCCAGCGTGGCTGACCCGGGACTTGCACAGTGCGTCTTGGCTTTAACCCATAGCCATCGCTTTGATGCCCAAAGCGGCATTGGCGCCTTGGCGCGAGCTGTGAATGAAGCGCCCGATGACGTGGCGGATATTTTAAATGACTTTCCCGAGCAGCTGCGCCTATTGCCGCAAACGGCGGCCCTATACCCCGATCTATATCAGGCCCAGGCCCAGTATTGGCAGGCCATTCAGGCCAATGATGTGTCCCAAGCGTTTATCCATCAACAAGACGTCATCGTACTCAGTGCCTTAAAGGATGACGCCCTACGGTTTAATGAAACGTATGAAGGCTATTTGGCTAAGCGTGGCCATCGACAGGCACAAGAGGTGTTCTATCCAGGTAAAGTGATCATGATCAGCGCCAACGATTATCCACTTAATCTGTTTAATGGCGACATCGGGATTGTGCTGCTGGATGAAGCGGGCACGCTTAAGGTGTATTTTCCCAGCGCCGAAGGTTTTCGCGCTTTACCGCTCAGTATGTTGCCCGAGCATGAGAGTGCATTTGCGTTTACCGTACATAAAAGCCAAGGATCGGAGTATCAGGCTGTATGGCTGCTACCGCCTAGCTACAGCATTGATGAGCAAGATCAGGCCTATGCTTTGATGAATCGCGCTTTGGTGTATACCGCGATTACGCGCGCCAGAACGACATTTGGTTTTGTGGGCGAACCGTCAGCATTGGTCGCCGCCGCACGCCAGGTGGCCGAGCGTGACAGCCTATTGCCGTTATTGCTGTAG